One window from the genome of Thalassospira xiamenensis M-5 = DSM 17429 encodes:
- the yjfF gene encoding galactofuranose ABC transporter, permease protein YjfF produces the protein MKINERYYPLLATLAVLALLYGYGIAEHRAFSDTYVLGALLTDNAFLIITAVGMTFVILSGGIDLSVGSMIAFVGVLMAELVTGFGMHPLVAVVISIAVGTLFGAFMGVIIAKFDIQPFIITLAGMFFLRGMCFLINLDSVPIDHPFVADFSGFKIPLPGRGWISAAALLMLMTVIAGVIIAHYTRFGRNVYAIGGDRQSAELLGIPVQGTIIRVYTLSGFFSALAGVVFAFYTASAYPLAAVGVELDAIAAVVIGGTLLTGGMGFVVGTFFGGIIMGVIQTLIAFDGSLNSWWTKIMIGALLFGFIVLQRLITRSFSGMRAGAG, from the coding sequence ATACTTATGTTCTGGGTGCGCTTCTGACCGATAATGCGTTTCTGATCATTACCGCGGTCGGCATGACATTCGTCATCCTGTCGGGCGGGATTGATCTTTCGGTCGGCTCGATGATTGCCTTTGTCGGCGTCCTGATGGCCGAACTGGTGACCGGGTTTGGCATGCATCCCTTGGTGGCGGTGGTGATTTCGATTGCGGTTGGCACGCTTTTCGGGGCCTTCATGGGGGTGATTATCGCCAAGTTCGATATCCAGCCCTTTATCATCACCCTGGCGGGGATGTTTTTCCTGCGCGGGATGTGCTTTTTGATCAACCTTGATTCCGTGCCGATTGATCATCCGTTTGTCGCCGATTTCAGCGGATTTAAAATTCCGCTGCCGGGGCGTGGCTGGATCAGTGCGGCGGCTTTGCTGATGCTGATGACGGTGATTGCCGGGGTGATTATTGCGCATTACACCCGGTTCGGGCGCAATGTCTATGCCATTGGCGGGGATCGTCAGTCGGCGGAATTACTGGGCATTCCGGTGCAGGGCACGATCATCCGGGTTTACACTTTGTCGGGCTTTTTCAGTGCCTTGGCCGGTGTTGTTTTCGCGTTTTATACCGCGTCGGCCTATCCGTTGGCAGCGGTCGGGGTGGAGCTTGATGCGATTGCGGCGGTGGTGATTGGCGGGACGCTTCTGACCGGGGGCATGGGCTTTGTGGTCGGGACGTTCTTTGGCGGGATCATCATGGGGGTGATCCAGACCCTGATCGCGTTTGACGGGTCGCTTAACAGCTGGTGGACCAAGATCATGATCGGGGCGCTTCTGTTTGGCTTTATCGTGCTGCAACGCCTGATTACACGGTCATTTTCGGGGATGCGGGCCGGGGCGGGGTGA